A genomic stretch from Erysipelothrix sp. HDW6C includes:
- a CDS encoding isoprenylcysteine carboxylmethyltransferase family protein, protein MNASILLIPFFFIRFFLLNQSGKNVSQRAAHFAPLHGNERIAYFIYQLTTLALIVVPFLLTIEVHGVVSVLGWILYALSLIILYFAIVHFAKPGDGGINTNGIYQYSRNPMYGAYFIFFLSCAILTQSWVYLGILVLFQIATHWIILAEERWCQATFEDAYTVYASKVRRYL, encoded by the coding sequence ATGAACGCTAGTATACTCTTAATACCTTTCTTTTTTATTCGCTTTTTCCTCTTAAATCAAAGTGGTAAGAATGTGAGTCAGCGGGCTGCACATTTCGCACCACTACACGGCAATGAACGGATTGCTTATTTCATCTACCAACTGACGACACTCGCACTCATTGTTGTACCCTTTCTTCTCACCATTGAGGTGCATGGCGTGGTGTCCGTACTTGGTTGGATTTTGTATGCATTGAGTCTCATCATCTTGTATTTTGCGATTGTCCATTTCGCCAAGCCTGGGGATGGTGGCATCAACACAAACGGAATTTACCAATATTCCCGCAATCCCATGTACGGGGCATATTTTATTTTCTTCCTATCCTGCGCAATTTTAACGCAGTCTTGGGTATATCTTGGCATTTTAGTCCTATTCCAAATTGCCACGCATTGGATCATTCTTGCGGAGGAGCGTTGGTGTCAGGCAACATTTGAAGATGCATACACCGTGTATGCATCGAAAGTACGACGCTATCTCTAG
- a CDS encoding NADPH-dependent FMN reductase, translated as MMNVKMLVGTISQKSASLALGLHFQKRYSDTMNIEILNIDLPHYNGDIDNDSDRPAAIVEFYDKLAQADAVIIITPEYNNSIPGVLKNAIDWGSRTKHFTNKATLLAATSMGMTGGARGYMHLLDIMHRLPMMVLPGNDILVANTRSKFSETGELTDLPTVEFIDGVVDAFVNYYNMVKA; from the coding sequence ATGATGAACGTCAAAATGTTGGTTGGCACGATCAGTCAGAAATCTGCAAGCTTAGCGCTTGGACTTCATTTTCAAAAGCGGTATTCAGATACGATGAATATTGAAATTTTGAATATCGATCTACCCCACTACAACGGTGACATTGATAATGATTCCGACCGACCTGCTGCAATTGTTGAGTTTTATGATAAACTGGCACAAGCAGATGCGGTGATCATTATTACACCCGAATACAACAACTCGATTCCTGGCGTGCTAAAGAATGCCATTGATTGGGGAAGTCGTACAAAACACTTCACCAATAAGGCAACACTTCTCGCTGCGACATCCATGGGGATGACAGGCGGCGCGCGTGGATACATGCACCTCCTTGATATCATGCATCGCTTGCCGATGATGGTATTACCAGGCAATGATATTTTGGTCGCAAATACGCGTTCGAAATTCAGTGAAACAGGCGAGTTAACAGACCTTCCAACCGTGGAATTTATCGATGGTGTTGTGGATGCGTTTGTGAATTATTACAATATGGTGAAAGCATAG
- a CDS encoding helix-turn-helix domain-containing protein, translating to MIEKQIRNLREQQHMTQQDLADKLRLSRQSISKWEQGVTYPDIDNIIQLSQLFNVSTDELLTGYKFIERPFVIGIKPDRSLLIRKIMGNIYAVLSFLVTFFLIPGLWFETNLPGLGYVIAVSLALAITLATMVFAQYSDKTLPYWVIEDDAIQYIETYTFKEKIQRIRYILVHGQDNALLKSVAYADIASAEVTYIQKPVRDEDIIPGPLHYYYPTVLSYYILLSDMFIAITTKNGEKIRLDLSIEYYKNYGEAFAYFVEITKYFRQNNVVLTDSDNVIKRALSNENMT from the coding sequence ATGATTGAAAAACAAATAAGAAACTTGCGCGAGCAGCAACATATGACACAACAAGATTTAGCTGATAAATTGCGCCTATCGCGACAATCAATTTCGAAATGGGAGCAAGGAGTAACATATCCTGATATTGACAATATAATCCAATTATCACAACTTTTTAATGTTTCGACAGATGAACTGCTAACAGGATATAAGTTTATCGAAAGACCTTTTGTTATAGGCATAAAACCCGATCGCAGTCTGCTTATACGGAAAATAATGGGAAATATCTATGCAGTTTTGAGCTTTTTGGTCACATTCTTCTTAATTCCGGGACTATGGTTTGAGACGAATTTACCTGGACTTGGTTATGTAATAGCTGTTTCATTGGCGCTTGCAATAACTCTAGCAACTATGGTCTTTGCGCAATATTCTGATAAGACGCTACCGTACTGGGTGATCGAAGATGATGCCATTCAATACATTGAAACATACACATTCAAAGAAAAAATCCAGCGCATCCGCTATATCTTAGTTCATGGACAAGACAACGCACTGCTCAAATCAGTTGCATACGCAGATATTGCGAGTGCGGAAGTAACTTATATCCAGAAGCCGGTTCGTGATGAAGATATTATTCCGGGACCCCTTCACTATTACTATCCAACTGTGCTTAGTTATTACATTTTGCTATCGGATATGTTTATCGCAATTACAACGAAGAATGGTGAAAAAATCCGCCTAGATTTATCAATTGAATACTACAAAAATTATGGTGAAGCGTTTGCTTATTTTGTGGAAATTACAAAATACTTCAGACAGAACAATGTAGTGCTTACAGATTCTGACAATGTCATAAAGCGCGCACTATCCAATGAAAATATGACATAA
- a CDS encoding DsbA family oxidoreductase → MKVQIWSDFRCPFCYIGKRHLEAAIKDLGKDVEIEMMSFELDPNYEGANGETVAEHIAAKYGISVAEAQANNKRVVDMASSVGLNYNFDTMIDNNTFKAHKVLQLAKLKGVGNAFTEIGMSALFEHAKDLGDDETLVALGFEAGLLEADIRAALASDEYALKVRQDEQWAQMIGAKGVPHFVFDDKVSLSGAQPIETFKQAMNYVATLEPAVTQDDDLMCTDDSCAI, encoded by the coding sequence ATGAAAGTACAAATTTGGTCAGACTTCCGTTGTCCATTCTGCTATATTGGTAAAAGACATTTGGAAGCAGCAATTAAAGATTTAGGAAAAGATGTTGAAATTGAGATGATGAGTTTTGAATTGGACCCCAACTATGAAGGCGCCAATGGTGAAACAGTTGCCGAGCATATCGCCGCAAAATATGGTATCAGTGTTGCGGAAGCACAAGCAAACAACAAACGTGTTGTCGATATGGCATCATCCGTAGGATTAAACTACAACTTTGATACAATGATTGATAACAATACATTTAAAGCACACAAGGTTTTACAACTTGCTAAATTAAAAGGTGTGGGTAACGCATTCACAGAAATTGGGATGTCGGCTTTGTTTGAACATGCCAAGGACTTAGGGGATGATGAAACTTTGGTTGCATTGGGTTTCGAAGCGGGTCTTTTAGAAGCAGATATTCGTGCAGCATTGGCATCGGATGAGTACGCATTGAAAGTACGTCAAGATGAACAATGGGCACAAATGATTGGCGCTAAAGGTGTTCCTCATTTTGTCTTTGATGACAAAGTATCCCTATCAGGAGCACAACCCATCGAAACTTTCAAACAAGCAATGAACTATGTCGCAACACTTGAACCGGCAGTAACACAAGATGATGATCTCATGTGTACGGATGACTCGTGTGCAATCTAG
- a CDS encoding SIR2 family protein, with amino-acid sequence MNRQTLFIGNGLNRVYEGPSWNDVLVKIDAQAANDSIDPNLPPTLLFEYITNALYQSGSASVSYDAINETLAEIFQKIPKIGSEDLRRKFTHLSISNIITPNYDYILEATLDDAFTVDTSAINRYPNSRDETRYSAERYIEVNKKRIFHIHGEALRPKSICLGYDHYVGNLSKMTQALERIEDITDVSKIFKKFRFERWFELFFTTDVHLVGYGLDYSELDVWWILSLRTRLMNMKPQLVTNTITYYEVNGSDAKETTLQSFNVETVMVKAQSYAEGYPSIYKMIRTSINK; translated from the coding sequence ATGAACCGACAAACGCTTTTCATTGGTAATGGATTAAACCGTGTATATGAAGGTCCATCATGGAATGATGTACTTGTTAAAATTGATGCGCAGGCAGCAAATGATTCAATAGATCCCAACCTGCCACCAACACTACTTTTTGAGTATATTACCAATGCATTGTATCAAAGTGGAAGTGCAAGTGTTTCCTATGATGCAATCAACGAGACCCTTGCTGAGATTTTCCAGAAGATTCCAAAAATTGGTAGCGAAGATTTACGACGCAAATTTACACATTTATCCATTTCAAATATCATCACACCAAACTATGACTATATTCTTGAAGCAACGTTGGATGATGCATTTACTGTCGACACATCGGCCATTAATCGCTATCCAAACAGCCGTGATGAAACACGTTACAGTGCCGAACGTTACATTGAAGTGAATAAGAAACGCATTTTTCATATCCATGGTGAAGCACTGAGACCCAAGTCTATTTGTCTTGGATATGACCATTATGTCGGTAACTTGAGTAAGATGACCCAAGCGCTAGAGCGTATTGAAGATATAACAGATGTGTCTAAAATATTCAAAAAATTTCGTTTTGAACGATGGTTTGAACTGTTCTTTACGACTGATGTACATCTTGTGGGCTACGGTCTTGATTATTCGGAACTCGATGTTTGGTGGATCTTAAGTCTTCGCACCCGTTTAATGAATATGAAACCACAATTGGTTACCAATACCATTACGTATTATGAAGTCAATGGCAGTGATGCAAAGGAAACGACCTTGCAAAGTTTTAATGTTGAGACCGTAATGGTAAAAGCACAATCGTATGCAGAAGGGTACCCATCAATCTACAAAATGATTCGCACATCCATAAATAAATAG
- a CDS encoding NADPH-dependent FMN reductase: MIKVAMMVGSLRKESLTLKLGEFLKNRYSDKLDVEIVNIDVPLYNGDIDNDADRPASVTTLFNQVKDADAVFMVTPEYNNSTSGVLKNAIDWVSRSPYLNNKPGLIAAQSMGMTGGARGYLALHEILNRIPMMLLPGNDILLPASHTKFAEDGSINDEGTVKFIDGVIENFITYYNKVK, encoded by the coding sequence ATGATAAAAGTAGCAATGATGGTAGGGAGTTTACGTAAAGAGTCACTCACACTGAAATTGGGGGAATTCCTCAAGAATCGTTACAGTGATAAATTAGATGTTGAAATCGTCAATATTGATGTGCCATTGTATAATGGTGATATTGATAATGATGCCGATCGTCCAGCGTCCGTTACAACACTTTTCAATCAAGTTAAAGATGCTGATGCAGTATTTATGGTTACACCGGAATACAACAACTCAACATCGGGCGTATTGAAGAATGCGATTGACTGGGTGAGCCGTTCACCATACCTCAACAATAAACCAGGACTGATTGCAGCACAATCGATGGGAATGACAGGTGGAGCCCGTGGGTATCTTGCATTGCATGAAATCCTAAATAGAATTCCGATGATGTTATTGCCGGGAAATGATATTTTACTTCCAGCAAGTCATACAAAATTTGCAGAAGATGGAAGTATTAACGATGAAGGTACCGTAAAATTTATTGATGGTGTCATTGAAAACTTCATTACGTACTACAACAAGGTAAAATAA
- the kdpC gene encoding potassium-transporting ATPase subunit KdpC — translation MKNLRKNIVASLATILICGLAFPLLLTGIAQVVFPSQANGSMVTVAGQYVGSSLLGQAFEGPEYFHGRPSAINYNMNGTNQASGSNNMGPSDPALKARVEATIQVLLNENPGITRADIPLDMVTESASGLDPHISYQGALMQLDRVALENGLEPTTVTRLIDENKDRDNNVNVLNLNIALQKERS, via the coding sequence ATGAAAAATTTACGAAAAAATATCGTTGCATCACTAGCAACCATTCTTATTTGTGGACTTGCATTTCCATTGCTCCTCACTGGTATTGCTCAGGTAGTGTTTCCCAGTCAAGCAAATGGAAGCATGGTTACAGTAGCCGGTCAATACGTTGGTTCTTCACTTTTGGGACAAGCATTCGAAGGTCCGGAGTACTTTCATGGTCGTCCTTCTGCGATTAACTACAACATGAATGGGACCAATCAAGCATCAGGATCCAACAACATGGGTCCCAGTGATCCTGCATTGAAGGCACGTGTCGAAGCAACCATTCAAGTTCTTTTAAATGAGAACCCTGGCATCACGCGTGCGGATATTCCGCTTGATATGGTTACAGAGTCCGCTTCAGGGTTGGATCCACATATCAGTTATCAAGGTGCACTCATGCAATTGGATCGTGTTGCGCTTGAAAATGGCTTGGAACCCACTACAGTGACACGCCTCATTGATGAAAATAAAGATCGCGATAATAATGTAAATGTATTAAACTTAAACATCGCATTGCAAAAAGAACGTTCCTAA
- a CDS encoding ABC-F family ATP-binding cassette domain-containing protein has product MAYLEIRDLKHTFQERTLYSDVNLEIHKGEHVGIVGQNGAGKSTFMNFLTNAIPHDEGIIKWQNNLDIGHLDQYAKVDLDQTIEQYLKRVYQDLYELEARMNQLYVDAATDHNLLTQAANIQEKLLDSNFYDIDTEINKVVQGLGIAAIGVDRQLSTLSGGQRAKVILGKLLLSEPDVLLLDEPTNFLDFEHVLWLGDYLKGFPGTFLVISHDTDFLSTITTTILDIEFGSMKKFHGNYASFIKQKAHLRKEYVSNYTKQQAHIEKTEAYIRKNKAGGNAKMARGRQKQLDRLERIGDPQINEVARFRFKETNMNSHRLLRVTDLEIGYDKPLLSPLNFELMGGEKIVITGFNGIGKSTLIKTLINEIEKLSGNYEFTDSVKFGYFEQDTQWAKNKDTPLQHLHYYFQDHTEKSLRQLLATCGVKSEHVARSINTLSGGEQAKVKLAHLILTNSNLLIMDEPTNHLDVETKEVLQTALQLFNGSVILVSHEKEFYDGWVDRIIKI; this is encoded by the coding sequence ATGGCATATTTAGAAATACGAGATTTAAAACACACATTCCAAGAACGCACACTCTACAGTGACGTTAACTTAGAAATTCATAAAGGAGAACATGTTGGGATTGTTGGGCAAAATGGTGCTGGAAAATCGACATTCATGAATTTCCTAACCAATGCAATTCCTCATGACGAAGGGATTATTAAATGGCAGAATAATTTGGACATTGGTCACCTTGATCAATATGCAAAAGTTGACTTGGATCAAACCATTGAACAATACCTTAAACGCGTTTATCAGGATTTATACGAATTGGAAGCACGCATGAACCAATTGTATGTTGATGCCGCAACCGATCACAATCTTTTAACACAAGCAGCAAACATTCAAGAAAAACTCCTCGACAGCAATTTTTATGATATTGATACTGAAATCAATAAAGTAGTTCAAGGACTGGGTATCGCAGCAATTGGTGTCGATCGTCAGTTGAGCACACTCAGTGGTGGGCAACGCGCAAAAGTTATTTTAGGAAAACTTCTTTTAAGTGAGCCTGATGTACTCCTCCTTGATGAACCTACAAACTTCTTAGATTTTGAGCATGTTTTGTGGTTGGGGGATTATCTCAAAGGATTTCCTGGAACATTCCTGGTCATCTCACACGATACCGATTTTCTTTCCACAATTACTACAACCATTTTAGACATTGAATTTGGATCGATGAAGAAATTCCATGGTAATTACGCCAGCTTCATCAAACAGAAAGCACACCTTCGTAAAGAATATGTCAGCAATTATACGAAACAGCAAGCACACATTGAGAAAACTGAAGCCTACATTCGTAAGAATAAAGCTGGTGGTAATGCTAAGATGGCACGTGGGCGTCAAAAACAACTCGACCGCCTTGAGCGCATCGGCGATCCACAGATTAATGAAGTTGCGCGATTCCGTTTCAAAGAAACAAACATGAATTCACACCGACTCTTGCGGGTGACTGACCTTGAGATTGGTTATGATAAACCACTCCTTTCGCCACTCAACTTTGAGTTAATGGGTGGCGAGAAGATCGTCATTACAGGATTCAATGGTATTGGAAAGTCCACGCTCATCAAAACACTGATTAATGAGATTGAAAAACTATCAGGTAATTATGAATTTACAGATAGTGTGAAGTTTGGCTACTTTGAGCAAGATACACAATGGGCCAAAAATAAGGATACACCCTTACAACACCTTCATTACTATTTCCAAGACCACACCGAAAAGTCTTTGCGTCAGCTTCTTGCAACATGTGGCGTTAAATCCGAACACGTTGCGCGTTCAATTAATACGTTGAGTGGTGGTGAGCAAGCAAAGGTTAAACTCGCACACTTGATTCTGACTAACTCGAACCTTTTGATTATGGATGAGCCAACCAACCATCTTGACGTTGAAACAAAAGAAGTCCTACAAACCGCGTTGCAATTGTTCAACGGGTCGGTTATTCTCGTCTCACATGAAAAGGAATTTTATGATGGATGGGTTGATCGCATCATCAAAATCTAA
- the kdpB gene encoding potassium-transporting ATPase subunit KdpB, producing MNKDIIKTALIGSVKKLDVRTMIKNPVMFVVEIGFFMSVLLTIFPHMFGDTGDNLRLINGIVAFILLITLLFANFAESIAEGRGKAQASSLKQTQKDMMANRVLANGDIETVSATLLTRGDVVIVKAGETIPNDGEVIEGVASVDESAITGESAPVVKEPGGDFCSVTGGTTVASDYLKIEISSQPGESFLDKMISMVEGASRKKTPNEIALSTLLVSLTIIFLIVIVALQPMARYLGITIPTSTLIALTVCLIPTTIGGLLSAIGIAGMDRVTRFNVIAMSGKAVESCGDVDVMILDKTGTITYGNRLAAEFIPVQGIALEELVFNAALSSMDDNTPEGKSIVALADRMNIRVETDLLESAVFNEFTAQTRMSGYEREAVKVQKGAADAIKTYTLNLGSKIPQDLDEKVASISKLGGTPLVVVRNQTILGVIYLKDTIKEGLVERFARLRAMGIKTIMCTGDNPLTAATIAQEAGVDGFLAECKPEDKIDEIKKEQANGKIVAMTGDGTNDAPALAQADVGIAMNSGTIAAKEAANMVDLDSDPTKILDIVEIGKQLLMTRGALTTFSIANDIAKYFAVLPALFVAAVPALSVLNIMNLSSANSAILSALIFNALIIPALIPLAMKGVKYRPDASDKLLARNMLVYGLGGIITPFIAIKLIDMIITPVLLALGI from the coding sequence GTGAATAAAGATATTATTAAAACAGCACTGATTGGAAGTGTCAAAAAACTTGATGTCCGCACCATGATAAAAAATCCCGTGATGTTCGTTGTCGAGATTGGCTTTTTCATGAGTGTACTCCTTACGATATTTCCACATATGTTTGGCGATACGGGAGATAACTTACGTTTGATCAATGGAATTGTTGCATTCATTCTCTTGATCACACTCTTGTTTGCAAACTTCGCGGAATCCATTGCTGAAGGTCGTGGAAAAGCACAAGCCAGTTCATTGAAACAAACACAAAAAGATATGATGGCAAATCGCGTGCTCGCAAATGGAGACATTGAGACTGTTTCCGCAACACTGCTCACACGTGGTGATGTCGTTATTGTAAAGGCAGGAGAAACCATTCCGAATGATGGTGAGGTCATTGAAGGGGTTGCATCTGTGGATGAATCCGCAATTACTGGAGAGTCCGCACCTGTTGTTAAAGAACCAGGTGGCGATTTCTGTTCTGTCACGGGCGGGACAACTGTTGCAAGTGATTATCTAAAAATTGAAATATCATCACAACCTGGTGAATCATTTCTCGATAAGATGATTAGCATGGTTGAGGGTGCATCGCGTAAGAAAACACCCAATGAGATCGCATTGAGTACCTTGCTTGTATCACTGACTATTATTTTCTTAATTGTTATTGTTGCATTGCAACCGATGGCGCGCTACCTTGGCATTACGATTCCCACTTCAACTTTGATTGCGTTGACAGTCTGCTTGATCCCAACAACAATTGGGGGATTGCTCTCTGCAATCGGAATTGCAGGGATGGACCGTGTCACCCGCTTTAACGTGATTGCAATGTCAGGTAAGGCAGTTGAATCTTGTGGTGATGTGGATGTTATGATTCTTGATAAGACAGGGACAATTACTTATGGAAACCGTCTTGCTGCTGAGTTTATTCCAGTTCAAGGCATTGCATTGGAGGAGTTAGTGTTCAACGCTGCTCTTTCGTCAATGGATGACAACACCCCTGAAGGAAAATCAATTGTAGCTTTAGCAGATCGTATGAACATTCGTGTTGAAACCGATTTATTGGAATCGGCTGTCTTTAATGAATTCACGGCCCAAACTCGAATGAGTGGTTATGAACGTGAAGCCGTTAAAGTCCAAAAAGGTGCAGCGGATGCCATCAAGACATATACCTTAAATCTTGGAAGTAAAATACCTCAAGATTTAGATGAAAAAGTCGCATCGATTTCCAAATTGGGTGGAACACCACTTGTGGTTGTTCGCAATCAAACAATTCTGGGCGTTATTTATCTTAAAGATACCATTAAAGAAGGTCTTGTCGAACGCTTTGCTCGCTTGCGTGCAATGGGGATTAAAACCATTATGTGTACAGGAGATAATCCACTTACTGCCGCAACCATTGCGCAAGAAGCTGGTGTTGATGGATTCTTAGCGGAGTGTAAGCCAGAAGATAAGATTGATGAAATTAAGAAAGAGCAAGCAAACGGAAAAATTGTTGCGATGACAGGGGATGGAACCAACGACGCACCTGCACTTGCTCAAGCAGATGTTGGGATTGCCATGAACAGTGGAACCATTGCTGCAAAGGAAGCGGCCAACATGGTTGACCTCGACTCTGATCCAACAAAAATATTGGATATTGTTGAAATTGGTAAGCAATTATTAATGACTCGTGGTGCCCTTACAACATTTAGTATTGCCAATGATATTGCCAAATACTTCGCAGTCCTACCGGCACTCTTTGTTGCAGCTGTTCCAGCTTTAAGTGTTTTGAATATTATGAACTTGAGTTCGGCAAATTCAGCAATCTTAAGTGCACTCATTTTTAATGCATTGATTATTCCAGCATTGATTCCTCTTGCAATGAAGGGTGTTAAATATCGCCCGGACGCATCGGATAAGTTGCTGGCACGAAATATGCTCGTGTACGGATTGGGTGGCATTATTACCCCATTTATCGCAATTAAACTGATTGATATGATAATTACGCCTGTGCTTCTTGCCTTGGGTATCTAG
- a CDS encoding NADPH-dependent oxidoreductase, producing MNPTITTQLNHRTIRSFKDTPISQDIITTLVDVAQQTATSSFRQAYSIISITDKKLQEAIGAISGQPYVGTAPHLFIVALDLYRNHQIAKENGVDTAVVMSADRFLAAAMDTGLVVQNMVVAAESLDLGTVILGSIQNDAQQMIELLQLPKHTFPLLGLAIGYPNEQPQLKPRLPQSFIHFENSYKQFDNLNTALHDYNNVVTTYYDLRDKNNRVDTFTNQVTNSMLQKHPKRMKNLEVLHNQDLIKI from the coding sequence ATGAATCCAACCATTACAACGCAATTGAACCACCGTACTATTCGCTCATTTAAAGATACACCCATCTCTCAAGACATTATCACAACACTTGTAGATGTTGCTCAGCAAACCGCCACAAGCAGTTTCCGACAAGCCTATTCCATCATCAGTATTACCGACAAGAAACTCCAAGAGGCAATTGGTGCCATCAGTGGACAACCCTATGTGGGGACCGCGCCGCATCTTTTTATAGTCGCACTCGATTTGTATCGCAATCATCAAATTGCTAAGGAAAATGGAGTTGATACCGCTGTTGTCATGAGTGCTGATCGCTTTCTTGCCGCCGCAATGGATACCGGTCTGGTTGTGCAAAACATGGTTGTTGCAGCTGAAAGTCTCGATTTAGGAACCGTTATTCTGGGAAGCATCCAAAACGATGCACAACAAATGATCGAGCTTCTTCAACTCCCAAAGCACACCTTTCCCTTACTAGGGCTGGCCATTGGTTACCCCAATGAGCAACCACAACTAAAACCCCGCTTGCCGCAGTCCTTTATCCACTTTGAAAACAGCTACAAGCAGTTTGACAACCTCAATACAGCGTTGCATGACTACAACAATGTCGTAACAACCTATTACGATTTACGCGACAAGAACAACCGCGTTGATACATTCACCAATCAAGTGACAAACAGCATGCTGCAAAAGCATCCAAAACGAATGAAAAACTTGGAAGTCTTACACAATCAAGACCTCATCAAAATCTAA
- a CDS encoding dihydrofolate reductase family protein produces the protein MKRKLILYIATSLDGMIADSEGNIDWLTDALTITEADDSYDTFYKSVDTVIMGSTTFKQVTEVLSPEHYPYEAVHSYVFTSQPAIDSDSIKFVNGDIVAFIETLKKQDGKDIWLVGGASLVTPLVNANLIDTYMITLIPTILGKGIPLFDNIKHRHNVKIQESRLINGMLAYTAIRQ, from the coding sequence ATGAAACGAAAACTAATACTCTATATTGCAACAAGCCTCGATGGTATGATTGCTGATTCTGAAGGTAATATTGATTGGCTTACGGATGCTTTAACGATTACTGAAGCAGACGACTCCTACGACACATTCTATAAATCGGTTGACACTGTGATTATGGGGAGTACAACGTTTAAACAAGTAACTGAGGTTCTTTCACCTGAACACTACCCTTATGAAGCGGTGCACTCTTATGTCTTTACATCACAACCGGCGATTGATTCGGATTCTATTAAATTTGTAAATGGTGATATCGTGGCGTTTATTGAAACATTAAAGAAACAGGACGGCAAAGATATCTGGTTGGTGGGTGGCGCGAGTCTTGTAACGCCACTTGTAAATGCGAATCTAATCGACACTTACATGATCACTCTGATTCCAACAATCTTGGGAAAAGGGATACCACTTTTCGATAACATTAAACACCGCCATAACGTGAAAATTCAAGAATCACGATTGATAAACGGTATGCTTGCTTACACTGCAATAAGACAATAA
- a CDS encoding MATE family efflux transporter, with amino-acid sequence MSIRRFFGSKSFYKHVVIIAIPLIFQQLISNSVNLMVNLMIGQLGDHALAGVATVNRFFLIATFGTSGVIGAAAVFMAQFYGADDHEGMKQTFRYTIWAATIIMSLFLVIGVMFPTQIIGFFVNDPNVIREGLNFIYIGSLAFIPNIVTLSIAGSMRATGDSKTPLAAGIVSVIVNAFFNYGLIYGNFGFPAMGVTGAAIGTLIARTAELVFISYFFIRGDYPFKTKIADMFTMSTDIIKRISSKALPLVSNEILWATGMALLLRFYASRGPEVISGYSIASTVSDMFFTMNAGMSIAITILVSQPLGAGNFDEARDNGYHLIGFGVILSAIFGYYCLLQPSLSLQSIRSLTRQCGPLRHS; translated from the coding sequence ATGAGCATTCGGCGTTTTTTTGGCAGTAAATCATTTTACAAACACGTGGTAATTATAGCAATCCCTTTGATTTTTCAACAGTTGATTAGTAACTCAGTCAACTTAATGGTTAACCTTATGATTGGTCAATTGGGAGACCATGCACTTGCCGGTGTTGCAACTGTCAATCGTTTCTTCCTCATTGCAACTTTTGGTACCAGTGGTGTTATCGGTGCTGCTGCAGTATTTATGGCGCAGTTCTATGGTGCCGATGACCATGAGGGCATGAAGCAAACATTTCGATACACGATATGGGCCGCAACCATCATCATGTCATTATTTCTTGTAATTGGCGTAATGTTTCCAACACAGATTATTGGATTCTTTGTTAATGATCCGAATGTCATTCGTGAGGGACTTAATTTCATTTATATTGGTTCATTAGCATTTATTCCAAACATCGTTACCTTATCAATTGCTGGGTCTATGCGTGCGACCGGTGATTCAAAAACACCCCTCGCTGCTGGAATTGTGTCAGTTATTGTGAATGCATTTTTTAACTACGGACTCATCTATGGAAATTTCGGATTTCCTGCGATGGGCGTTACCGGTGCAGCTATCGGAACCTTAATTGCCCGTACTGCTGAATTAGTGTTTATCAGCTACTTCTTCATCCGCGGTGATTATCCCTTTAAGACAAAAATCGCAGATATGTTCACGATGTCAACAGACATCATCAAGCGTATTTCCTCAAAGGCATTGCCTTTGGTCAGCAATGAAATTCTGTGGGCAACAGGGATGGCCCTCTTATTACGATTTTACGCATCCCGTGGTCCAGAGGTTATCTCGGGATATTCAATTGCTTCAACAGTATCGGACATGTTCTTTACAATGAATGCTGGAATGTCGATTGCGATCACCATTTTAGTATCACAACCCCTCGGTGCAGGAAACTTTGATGAAGCACGCGACAATGGGTATCACCTAATTGGGTTTGGCGTCATTTTGAGCGCCATCTTCGGGTATTACTGTTTGTTACAACCTTCTTTATCCCTGCAATCTATTCGGTCTCTAACGAGGCAATGTGGACCGCTCAGACATTCTTAA